In Ipomoea triloba cultivar NCNSP0323 chromosome 7, ASM357664v1, a single genomic region encodes these proteins:
- the LOC116026313 gene encoding pathogenesis-related protein PR-1-like, translating into MTPHYFFFFFFFLFLSITNAQTKYMNARTNFINQFLAPQNAARSALHLRPLVWDTRLENYAKWYANQRRGDCALMHSAGPYGENIFWGGGEGWMPVQAAAAWAAERRWYNYRYNSCAGGQECGHYTQIVWRETRRVGCARVACSGGKGVFMTCNYDPPGNYIGERPY; encoded by the coding sequence ATGACCCCTcactacttcttcttcttcttcttctttctattcCTTTCAATCACAAATGCCCAAACCAAATACATGAACGCCAGAACAAACTTCATCAACCAGTTCCTGGCGCCTCAGAACGCCGCCCGCTCGGCGCTTCATCTCCGGCCACTCGTGTGGGACACGCGCCTCGAGAATTACGCGAAATGGTACGCGAATCAGAGACGCGGCGACTGTGCGCTGATGCATTCTGCGGGGCCGTACGGGGAGAACATATTCTGGGGCGGCGGGGAGGGGTGGATGCCGGTGCAGGCCGCGGCGGCCTGGGCGGCGGAGCGGCGGTGGTATAACTACCGGTATAATAGTTGCGCGGGTGGGCAGGAGTGTGGGCATTATACGCAGATTGTGTGGAGAGAGACGAGGAGGGTTGGGTGTGCTAGAGTGGCGTGTAGTGGGGGGAAGGGGGTTTTCATGACTTGTAACTATGATCCTCCTGGGAACTACATTGGAGAGAGGCCTTACTAG
- the LOC116024525 gene encoding uncharacterized protein LOC116024525 isoform X2, with the protein MDNNSPTSGSVLNSNDETPRVKFLCSFGGSILPRPQDGKLRYVGGETRIVSVARDISYEELMSKMRELFEGATVLKYQQPDEDLDALVSVVNDDDVINMMEEYDKLGSGDGFTRLRIFLFSQLDFDGSLHFGDGDDRDNERRYVDALNSLNDSPEYRTPQHGEFPLEDITEQYFNQMSLDGSLHNQRNAEMHIPQIGLHHLNIPHPGLGQPQRYNEMDAPWSPGYYSPRQPGHEPRPVAEIPTSPSSSRYYSPYQEVQEKSYDRTPEEYSRLQVNHQSPHELLFPNGPHHVHHALEGNSIREHCQLTFQRNQPYPDSSWKPGDRPYAESNLGSGLHQVVNSCAECPPNREMIMMSTDANMHHPYYPREQTDPRALYNDTHNHERGWVMQHQSNPRVEEPRTHVSGVGRLTDHYIIDNGINIPMGHSNVADVHHVPPHYVHHDDPRNVRTGQDFGNQVFHDHAVAKGSHIHVPPVDEYGVRYGNSPYAYGADPLYQVPHGPVVSNSTWRNVHGAMHGGPSYEACGSTQVANGSSGPAFIRGVVENSSRLQTGLEYPNSWVDLSQKKVAFDESSVPEYFQGQTRRSTQNAFNQEIQFPNTLEPSESSEKLNLLTPVDPLLRPDSAPFIDDKVVSLSMPGAKPGRPDLEVVDSNVSTGIPIELTRDVDGLESRCTIKAGDNNGSASREKEKLPDDSLSFTPELIASVKQRAMQNVNEVKAKAQEDAHSVIGDEKTTKVGIENEPDAVDVHGGSGIDSDNDNDNLENSKIELTEAEAEAIERGLQTIRNEDLEEIRELGSGTYGSVYHGKWKGSDVAIKRIKASCFAGKPSERERLIADFWKEALILSSLHHPNVVSFYGVVRDGPDGSLATVTEFMVNGSLKQFLRKKDRTIDRRKRLIIAMDTAFGMEYLHGKNIVHFDLKCENLLVNMRDPQRPVCKIGDLGLSKVKQKTLVSGGVRGTLPWMAPELLSGKCNMVTEKIDVYSFGIVMWELLTGDEPYADMHCASIIGGIVNNSLRPQIPTWCDPEWKSLMESCWASDSTERPSFSEISQKLRSMAAAMNVK; encoded by the exons ATGGATAATAATAGCCCGACATCGGGCTCGGTCCTGAATTCTAATGATGAAACCCCGCGGGTTAAGTTCTTGTGCAGTTTTGGGGGTAGCATACTGCCTAGGCCTCAGGATGGGAAGCTTAGGTATGTGGGTGGTGAGACGCGGATAGTGAGTGTTGCACGGGATATTAGTTACGAAGAGCTAATGTCAAAGATGAGGGAGCTCTTTGAAGGGGCAACTGTTTTGAAGTATCAGCAACCTGATGAGGATCTTGATGCTTTGGTCTCTGTtgttaatgatgatgatgtgatcAATATGATGGAGGAATACGATAAGCTGGGGTCAGGAGATGGGTTCACTAGGTTAAGGATCTTCCTTTTCTCTCAGCTTGATTTTGATGGATCGCTGCATTTTGGTGATGGGGATGACAGGGACAACGAAAGGAGGTATGTAGACGCTTTGAATAGCCTTAATGATTCCCCAGAATATAGAACCCCACAACATGGTGAATTTCCATTAGAAGACATCACAGAGCAGTACTTTAACCAGATGAGTCTTGATGGTAGTCTCCATAACCAGAGAAATGCTGAGATGCACATACCTCAGATTGGCTTGCATCACCTTAATATTCCTCATCCGGGGTTGGGGCAACCGCAGAGGTATAATGAGATGGATGCTCCGTGGAGTCCTGGTTATTACTCCCCCAGGCAACCTGGACATGAACCAAGGCCAGTGGCAGAGATTCCAACTTCACCTTCATCATCGCGTTACTACTCACCATATCAAGAAGTTCAAGAGAAAAGCTATGATAGGACCCCTGAGGAATATTCTCGTCTTCAGGTTAATCATCAATCTCCCCATGAGCTATTATTTCCAAATGGACCACATCATGTACACCATGCACTTGAAGGAAACAGTATCCGCGAGCATTGCCAGTTAACTTTTCAAAGAAATCAACCTTATCCAGATTCCTCCTGGAAGCCTGGGGACAGACCATATGCAGAATCAAATCTAGGAAGTGGACTGCACCAGGTTGTAAATTCTTGTGCTGAATGTCCTCCAAATCGGGAAATGATCATGATGAGTACAGATGCAAACATGCACCATCCTTACTATCCTAGGGAACAAACAGATCCTCGTGCTCTTTACAATGATACTCATAATCATGAAAGAGGGTGGGTTATGCAGCACCAATCAAATCCTCGGGTGGAGGAACCAAGGACACATGTTTCTGGGGTTGGAAGGTTGACAGATCACTACATTATAGACAATGGGATCAATATTCCTATGGGGCATAGCAATGTAGCTGATGTCCATCATGTGCCACCACATTATGTTCATCACGATGACCCTCGAAATGTTCGAACTGGGCAAGATTTTGGTAATCAAGTGTTTCACGACCATGCAGTGGCCAAAGGGTCACACATACATGTTCCACCGGTAGATGAATATGGAGTTCGCTATGGGAATTCACCTTATGCATATGGAGCAGATCCACTTTACCAAGTGCCACATGGTCCTGTAGTTTCAAATTCTACGTGGAGAAATGTTCATGGCGCAATGCATGGGGGTCCCTCTTATGAGGCATGTGGTTCAACCCAGGTGGCAAATGGGTCATCTGGTCCTGCATTTATCAGGGGAGTGGTAGAGAATAGTTCCAGATTGCAAACTGGGTTGGAGTATCCGAATTCTTGGGTTGATTTGTCACAGAAAAAGGTGGCCTTTGATGAGTCTTCTGTGCCTGAATATTTTCAGGGACAAACACGGAGATCGACACAAAATGCTTTTAATCAAGAGATTCAATTTCCTAATACTCTTGAACCTTCAGAGTCATCTGAAAAGCTCAACCTTTTGACTCCTGTAGATCCACTATTAAGACCTGATTCAGCTCCTTTTATTGACGATAAGGTGGTAAGTTTGAGTATGCCGGGAGCGAAGCCAGGACGTCCTGACTTGGAAGTTGTAGATTCCAATGTTTCCACTGGCATTCCCATAGAATTAACAAGGGACGTGGATGGCCTAGAAAGTAGATGCACTATTAAGGCAGGAGATAATAATGGTAGTGCTTCTCGTGAGAAGGAGAAGCTGCCAGATGATAGTCTGAGTTTCACACCTGAGTTGATTGCATCTGTGAAACAAAGAGCAATGCAAAATGTTAATGAAGTGAAAGCTAAAGCTCAAGAAGATGCTCATTCTGTTATCGGGGATGAGAAAACTACAAAAGTAGGAATTGAGAATGAGCCCGATGCAGTG gATGTCCATGGAGGCTCTGGGATAGATtctgataatgataatgataatcttgaaaattcaaaaattgagCTAACAGAGGCCGAGGCTGAGGCTATTGAAAGGGGATTGCAG ACTATTAGAAATGAAGATCTTGAGGAAATCCGGGAATTGGGTTCTGGCACATACGGTTCTGTTTATCATGGGAAATGGAAGGGTTCAGATGTGGctataaagagaataaaagcTAGCTGCTTTGCTGGAAAACCATCTGAAAGGGAACGTCTG ATTGCAGACTTCTGGAAAGAAGCCCTGATACTAAGTTCATTGCACCATCCAAATGTTGTTTCATTCTATGGCGTAGTTCGTGATGGTCCAGATGGATCTTTGGCAACTGTGACAGAATTTATGGTGAACGGATCCTTGAAACAGTTCTTACGGAAAAAAGACAG GACAATTGATCGCCGTAAAAGGCTTATCATTGCTATGGATACTGCATTTGGTATGGAGTATTTACATGGAAAAAATATTGTGCACTTTGATCTAAAATGTGAGAACCTATTGGTGAATATGAGGGATCCACAGCGACCAGTATGCAAG ATTGGTGATCTTGGCTTATCAAAGGTGAAACAAAAAACTTTAGTTTCTGGAGGTGTTCGTGGGACTTTACCCTGGATGGCACCTGAACTTCTAAGTGGAAAGTGTAACATGGTAACAGAAAag ATTGATGTTTATTCTTTTGGAATTGTCATGTGGGAGTTGCTCACGGGTGATGAACCCTATGCAGATATGCATTGTGCCTCTATAATTG GAGGGATAGTAAACAACAGCCTGCGCCCACAAATTCCAACGTGGTGCGATCCTGAATGGAAGTCCCTGATGGAAAGTTGTTGGGCTTCCGATTCAACCGAAAGGCCATCGTTTTCGGAAATCTCCCAGAAATTGAGAAGCATGGCTGCAGCAATGAATGTGAAATGA
- the LOC116024041 gene encoding cytochrome c oxidase assembly protein COX16 homolog, mitochondrial-like, whose translation MAQVTMDPSKKVDDNVASSTYKSQNSASSFKRLGRKSPFTRYGLPMISLMVLGSFGLGHLLQGSKDIAKVKDDCEWEIIETRKALSKEGPVNAYNPRKINLEDELKALQEKVDINTYEYKRIPKPN comes from the exons ATGGCTCAAGTAACAATGGATCCTTCTAAAAAAGTTGATGACAATGTTGCTTCCTCTACTTACAAATCTCAAAATTCAGCATCATCATTCAAAAGGTTGGGCAGGAAATCACCATTCACTAGATATGGACTTCCTATGATCTCACTAATGGTGCTTGGGTCTTTTGGCCTTGGCCATCTTCTGCAAGGCAG CAAGGATATTGCTAAAGTGAAGGATGATTGTGAGTGGGAGATCATTGAGACAAGAAAAGCACTTTCAAAAGAAGGGCCTGTCAATGCATATAACCCCAGAAAGATAAATTTGGAGGATGAGTTGAAG GCTCTGCAAGAAAAGGTTGATATAAACACTTATGAATACAAGAGAATTCCTAAGCCCAATTAG
- the LOC116024525 gene encoding uncharacterized protein LOC116024525 isoform X1 has protein sequence MCNKGGVQGLGESIFDSERSIELQEAEDLYQMDNNSPTSGSVLNSNDETPRVKFLCSFGGSILPRPQDGKLRYVGGETRIVSVARDISYEELMSKMRELFEGATVLKYQQPDEDLDALVSVVNDDDVINMMEEYDKLGSGDGFTRLRIFLFSQLDFDGSLHFGDGDDRDNERRYVDALNSLNDSPEYRTPQHGEFPLEDITEQYFNQMSLDGSLHNQRNAEMHIPQIGLHHLNIPHPGLGQPQRYNEMDAPWSPGYYSPRQPGHEPRPVAEIPTSPSSSRYYSPYQEVQEKSYDRTPEEYSRLQVNHQSPHELLFPNGPHHVHHALEGNSIREHCQLTFQRNQPYPDSSWKPGDRPYAESNLGSGLHQVVNSCAECPPNREMIMMSTDANMHHPYYPREQTDPRALYNDTHNHERGWVMQHQSNPRVEEPRTHVSGVGRLTDHYIIDNGINIPMGHSNVADVHHVPPHYVHHDDPRNVRTGQDFGNQVFHDHAVAKGSHIHVPPVDEYGVRYGNSPYAYGADPLYQVPHGPVVSNSTWRNVHGAMHGGPSYEACGSTQVANGSSGPAFIRGVVENSSRLQTGLEYPNSWVDLSQKKVAFDESSVPEYFQGQTRRSTQNAFNQEIQFPNTLEPSESSEKLNLLTPVDPLLRPDSAPFIDDKVVSLSMPGAKPGRPDLEVVDSNVSTGIPIELTRDVDGLESRCTIKAGDNNGSASREKEKLPDDSLSFTPELIASVKQRAMQNVNEVKAKAQEDAHSVIGDEKTTKVGIENEPDAVDVHGGSGIDSDNDNDNLENSKIELTEAEAEAIERGLQTIRNEDLEEIRELGSGTYGSVYHGKWKGSDVAIKRIKASCFAGKPSERERLIADFWKEALILSSLHHPNVVSFYGVVRDGPDGSLATVTEFMVNGSLKQFLRKKDRTIDRRKRLIIAMDTAFGMEYLHGKNIVHFDLKCENLLVNMRDPQRPVCKIGDLGLSKVKQKTLVSGGVRGTLPWMAPELLSGKCNMVTEKIDVYSFGIVMWELLTGDEPYADMHCASIIGGIVNNSLRPQIPTWCDPEWKSLMESCWASDSTERPSFSEISQKLRSMAAAMNVK, from the exons ATGTGTAATAAAGGTGGTGTTCAAGGTTTGGGCGAATCAATATTCGATTCTGAGCGCTCAATTGAACTGCAGGAGGCTGAAGATTTATACCAGATGGATAATAATAGCCCGACATCGGGCTCGGTCCTGAATTCTAATGATGAAACCCCGCGGGTTAAGTTCTTGTGCAGTTTTGGGGGTAGCATACTGCCTAGGCCTCAGGATGGGAAGCTTAGGTATGTGGGTGGTGAGACGCGGATAGTGAGTGTTGCACGGGATATTAGTTACGAAGAGCTAATGTCAAAGATGAGGGAGCTCTTTGAAGGGGCAACTGTTTTGAAGTATCAGCAACCTGATGAGGATCTTGATGCTTTGGTCTCTGTtgttaatgatgatgatgtgatcAATATGATGGAGGAATACGATAAGCTGGGGTCAGGAGATGGGTTCACTAGGTTAAGGATCTTCCTTTTCTCTCAGCTTGATTTTGATGGATCGCTGCATTTTGGTGATGGGGATGACAGGGACAACGAAAGGAGGTATGTAGACGCTTTGAATAGCCTTAATGATTCCCCAGAATATAGAACCCCACAACATGGTGAATTTCCATTAGAAGACATCACAGAGCAGTACTTTAACCAGATGAGTCTTGATGGTAGTCTCCATAACCAGAGAAATGCTGAGATGCACATACCTCAGATTGGCTTGCATCACCTTAATATTCCTCATCCGGGGTTGGGGCAACCGCAGAGGTATAATGAGATGGATGCTCCGTGGAGTCCTGGTTATTACTCCCCCAGGCAACCTGGACATGAACCAAGGCCAGTGGCAGAGATTCCAACTTCACCTTCATCATCGCGTTACTACTCACCATATCAAGAAGTTCAAGAGAAAAGCTATGATAGGACCCCTGAGGAATATTCTCGTCTTCAGGTTAATCATCAATCTCCCCATGAGCTATTATTTCCAAATGGACCACATCATGTACACCATGCACTTGAAGGAAACAGTATCCGCGAGCATTGCCAGTTAACTTTTCAAAGAAATCAACCTTATCCAGATTCCTCCTGGAAGCCTGGGGACAGACCATATGCAGAATCAAATCTAGGAAGTGGACTGCACCAGGTTGTAAATTCTTGTGCTGAATGTCCTCCAAATCGGGAAATGATCATGATGAGTACAGATGCAAACATGCACCATCCTTACTATCCTAGGGAACAAACAGATCCTCGTGCTCTTTACAATGATACTCATAATCATGAAAGAGGGTGGGTTATGCAGCACCAATCAAATCCTCGGGTGGAGGAACCAAGGACACATGTTTCTGGGGTTGGAAGGTTGACAGATCACTACATTATAGACAATGGGATCAATATTCCTATGGGGCATAGCAATGTAGCTGATGTCCATCATGTGCCACCACATTATGTTCATCACGATGACCCTCGAAATGTTCGAACTGGGCAAGATTTTGGTAATCAAGTGTTTCACGACCATGCAGTGGCCAAAGGGTCACACATACATGTTCCACCGGTAGATGAATATGGAGTTCGCTATGGGAATTCACCTTATGCATATGGAGCAGATCCACTTTACCAAGTGCCACATGGTCCTGTAGTTTCAAATTCTACGTGGAGAAATGTTCATGGCGCAATGCATGGGGGTCCCTCTTATGAGGCATGTGGTTCAACCCAGGTGGCAAATGGGTCATCTGGTCCTGCATTTATCAGGGGAGTGGTAGAGAATAGTTCCAGATTGCAAACTGGGTTGGAGTATCCGAATTCTTGGGTTGATTTGTCACAGAAAAAGGTGGCCTTTGATGAGTCTTCTGTGCCTGAATATTTTCAGGGACAAACACGGAGATCGACACAAAATGCTTTTAATCAAGAGATTCAATTTCCTAATACTCTTGAACCTTCAGAGTCATCTGAAAAGCTCAACCTTTTGACTCCTGTAGATCCACTATTAAGACCTGATTCAGCTCCTTTTATTGACGATAAGGTGGTAAGTTTGAGTATGCCGGGAGCGAAGCCAGGACGTCCTGACTTGGAAGTTGTAGATTCCAATGTTTCCACTGGCATTCCCATAGAATTAACAAGGGACGTGGATGGCCTAGAAAGTAGATGCACTATTAAGGCAGGAGATAATAATGGTAGTGCTTCTCGTGAGAAGGAGAAGCTGCCAGATGATAGTCTGAGTTTCACACCTGAGTTGATTGCATCTGTGAAACAAAGAGCAATGCAAAATGTTAATGAAGTGAAAGCTAAAGCTCAAGAAGATGCTCATTCTGTTATCGGGGATGAGAAAACTACAAAAGTAGGAATTGAGAATGAGCCCGATGCAGTG gATGTCCATGGAGGCTCTGGGATAGATtctgataatgataatgataatcttgaaaattcaaaaattgagCTAACAGAGGCCGAGGCTGAGGCTATTGAAAGGGGATTGCAG ACTATTAGAAATGAAGATCTTGAGGAAATCCGGGAATTGGGTTCTGGCACATACGGTTCTGTTTATCATGGGAAATGGAAGGGTTCAGATGTGGctataaagagaataaaagcTAGCTGCTTTGCTGGAAAACCATCTGAAAGGGAACGTCTG ATTGCAGACTTCTGGAAAGAAGCCCTGATACTAAGTTCATTGCACCATCCAAATGTTGTTTCATTCTATGGCGTAGTTCGTGATGGTCCAGATGGATCTTTGGCAACTGTGACAGAATTTATGGTGAACGGATCCTTGAAACAGTTCTTACGGAAAAAAGACAG GACAATTGATCGCCGTAAAAGGCTTATCATTGCTATGGATACTGCATTTGGTATGGAGTATTTACATGGAAAAAATATTGTGCACTTTGATCTAAAATGTGAGAACCTATTGGTGAATATGAGGGATCCACAGCGACCAGTATGCAAG ATTGGTGATCTTGGCTTATCAAAGGTGAAACAAAAAACTTTAGTTTCTGGAGGTGTTCGTGGGACTTTACCCTGGATGGCACCTGAACTTCTAAGTGGAAAGTGTAACATGGTAACAGAAAag ATTGATGTTTATTCTTTTGGAATTGTCATGTGGGAGTTGCTCACGGGTGATGAACCCTATGCAGATATGCATTGTGCCTCTATAATTG GAGGGATAGTAAACAACAGCCTGCGCCCACAAATTCCAACGTGGTGCGATCCTGAATGGAAGTCCCTGATGGAAAGTTGTTGGGCTTCCGATTCAACCGAAAGGCCATCGTTTTCGGAAATCTCCCAGAAATTGAGAAGCATGGCTGCAGCAATGAATGTGAAATGA